The Nerophis lumbriciformis linkage group LG03, RoL_Nlum_v2.1, whole genome shotgun sequence genome includes the window ACGACTCTCTCTCTGCCTGTTAGGCAATCCTTGACTCTGTAGACATTGAGTTCAGGTCTAACTGAGATTACTTCATAAGGGGTCGACTCCCATTTGTCCGCAACCTTGCGTTTTCCTGGCACACCTCTGTTGGCAATCAGCACTCTGTCTCCAACGACGAGGGGTGAGCCCTTGACCTTGCGGTTGTACAACTTGGCGTGGCGAGTCTGTTCCCTGAGACTGTTCCTCTGCACAATTTGAGCAGCTTCATGCAGATCCTTCTTCAGTTGGGAAACAAAATCTGAATGACTGACAACAGCGTCATTGGTGAGAGCATGTTGAAACATGACGTCGACAGGGAGACGAGGGATTCTTCCAAACATTAAGTAGAAGGGTGCAAACCCTGTTGTTTCATGCTCTGCGCAGTTGTAGCAGAAGGTAAGTTGCTGCAGCATTTGTGGCCACTTTGCTTTGGACTGAAGGGGAAGAGACCTGATCATATCTCCCAGGGTCCTGTTAAAACGCTCTGTGACACCATTTCCCATGGGGTGATACGGAGTCGTATGGGACTTCTGTACCCCAGCCATCTCTAGAAGCTCCTTAATCAGCTTGCTCTCAAAATTGGCTCCCTGGTCCGAATGGATGCGCCGAGGAAAGCCATAAATTAGAAAGAAGTCATTCCAGAGACGACGAGCGACTTGCCTGGCAGTCTGATTCTTGCATGGGAAGGCGTGTGCCATCTTGGAGAAGTGATCGGTCACAACTAGAACATCCACAGACTTGTTCCCTTGCTCAGCAGTCCAAAAGTCTATGCAGACCAACTCCATAGGCTCAGAGGTGACAGTGTTCTTGAGAGGCGCATGGCTGTGTGGCTCGGGTGTCTTCCCTACTATGCAGCACTGACAAGACTGTACATAGTTCACAACATCCCGTTCCATGCCACTCCAGAAGAATCGTTGCCTCACCAGAGACAAGGTTCGATGCTGGCCTTGGTGACCTGCTGAGTCATGGAGACCTTGGAGGACTTTCTGCTTTAAAGAGTCTGGTACTATGAACTGGAGGATCTTCTTGTTCATCTGGGGATCCTTTCTTATCTTGTACAGCATGCCATTCTGTATGATCAGTCTACTCCAATGCTTTAGAAGTTTGATCACACTATGTGACTCAACAGCTCGTTCATGCCTGGTAGGTCTCTTGTGTCTCTGTACAAAGTACATGGCCCTGCCTACTGTCTTGTCTTGCTCCTGTTGACCAACAAGCTGACTCTGAGGGAGTGCAGTGGACTGGTCTTCCTTCTGTAGAAGACTGAAGGCAGCGTCTGCCCCAATCATGTGACTCACACCTCCAGTGGACTGAGCACTAAAGATGGCAGCGACTTCCTCTGACGCAACTGAGCCTCTTGTGTTCGGTGAAATTGCCTCTTGCACTGGCCCGTCTGATGTCTCACCGCCTTCGTCCACAACAGCCTGACCGTTGTTGGACACTCTGAACACCTCTTGCCCAGTTCTGTCATTCACACCGTTGACTTGTTCCAACAGTGAGGCATAAGGTTCAGTGACAAGGCGATGACCCACACACGACTGGACAAATGGCTCACGACTCAATGCGTCGGCTACGATATTCTTTGGGCCGGGAATGTACTTCAAGTCGAAGTCATAAGCAGCGAGCTTTGACACCCACCGCTGTTCACACGCGTCAAGTCTGGGTTTGGTCAGAATATATGTCAAGGGGTTATTGTCAGTCCATGTGGTAAAGTGTCTGCCTTTCAACCAGTGGCTGAATTTGTCGCATACTGCCCATTTCAAGGCAAGAAATTCAAGTCGGTGCGCAGGGTAGTTTAGCTGGGAGCGAGAGAGCGTTCTACTCGCAAAGGCGACAGGTCTGGCTACCTTTCCACCAGGCGGAAGTTGCGATAGGACAGCTCCAATCCCATCAAAGGATGCGTCAACAGCCAGAATGAACGGGGCATTGAAATCTGGGTGGGCTAGAGTGACACTTGTCATGAGGTCGTGTTTCAGTGTCTCAAACGCGGTCTGGCATTTGTCGGACCAATCAGCAGGAGTCAGCTTCACAGGACCTCCTTTCTTCACAGGTTTGCAACCTTTCTTGCGCTTGCACTGAGCACTAGGTTCAGCTGTGAGCCTGAACAGCGGTTTAGCCTTCGCAGAACATGCCTCAATGAAACTTTGGTAGTACATCACCATGCCTAAAAACGATCTGATTTTACTAGGACAAGGTGTTTTACCATCAGATTCCATGATGTCTGCGACTTGTAGGTTGTTTATGGCTGTGACCTTCTCAGGGTCTGTCCGAACTCCATCTTCACTGATGACGTGCCCGAGAAATCTCACAGTCTTCCTGAGGAAGAAGCACTTCTTGGGTGCGAGCTTAAGGTTGTGCTCCTTGAGGCGGGCAAACACCATCTGCAGGCGTTTGAGTGCAACTTCTTCTGTAGGTGCAAATACCATCAGATCGTCGAGGTAACACAACAGGCTCGTGAAATTCTCGTCACCGAATATTGACATCATCATCCTCATGAAGGTAGCTGGACTGTTGCATAGGCCCTGAGGGAGACGGTTATATTCATGAAGTCCAAAGGGTGATGAGAATGCTGTATATTTCTTGTCATCAGGGTGCAAGGGGACATTATAGAAGCCTGATGTCAGGTCCATCGTGGAGAATAGAGCATTCCCACCGAGTGCGGCTAGAGCATCTGCTTGGTGCCGCAGTGGGTAGGCATCCTTCACAGTTCTTGCATTGAGCCATCTGAAGTCAGTGCATACTCTGAGGTCTCCATTCCGCTTCCATACGAGAACGAGTGCAGATGCATATTCACTGCTCGACTTTTGAATAATGCCTTTTTCCTCCATCTCATTCAGAGTCGTTCTCAGTTTCTCATACTGGCTTGGTGGTATGCGCCTGTATGGTAGACGGAACGGCTTGTCATCAACAAGGTGGATGCGATGCACAAACTCTTCGGCCTCTCCGCAGTCCATCTTGTGTCTGGAGAAGATTGACTCATATTCTTCAATAATGTGAACAAGCTTGTCTTTCCACTGCAGTGACACTTCGCATGACTTCAGATCAATGTCTTGCAGGCCCAGAGTCTCCAGTGCATGCACCATGTCCTCTTCTGACCTTGGATGCACATCTTCGCTCTGCACACACTGCATGTTGCACTTGACTTCCTCTGCTTTGGGTAGGTCCTCCACTGCGATACAGGGGGACACATCTGCGATCTTGGCGTTCCTTCTCAACACCACAGTTCTGTCTGTAGGGTTAATGACTTTAATGGGCACCCATCTATCTCCCCAAAGTGGAGTAATAACTCTTCCAACAAGGATTTGTTTGGGTCTGGCTTTAGACTGGGTCGGCTCAACGACCACGGTACTGCCTACTGACATCACAGCTGACTCAGGTAACTTGCCCCAGACAATGTGCTCACTCTGTGGTTCCAGTGTTACACAACTTTTGACTTTCACTGTTCCCACCTTATCTGGAATGCATTCACCTCTCCATCTCTCTGTGTTGGACAGTAGTGACAAGAATTGGCAGTGGTCATCAGTCTGACCATTGTCGGGCGAGGAAACAAGCCTCCAGTAGCCATCAGTGCTCTTCAGTTGAGTTAGGATATGCTTGATAGCATTGCTGCCAAGGATCATTGCTTCTGTCTGGCCAGGTACAACCATTACCGGAACGATCATCCTGCATCCGTAAACGGTAACATCAAGgttatacatgtttttgggggaaACGCGGTGTCCACCGCAGCCTACAATGATATAACCATCAGCTGTGTCCTTTGTCATGTCAGGGCATTGCTGCAGCAGGGACTCAACAGCAGACTCACTTATTGTACAGGCCATTGACCCGCTGTCTAACAGTGCTTTGAAAGTGGGGCCATTCTTTACAAGTACAGGCGTGTAGAACAGGCTATCAGTCTCTGCTATTCTCTGGGATCCCTGAAAGATCAGTTTCTTGGATGAGACTACTGTACTGCCACTATAACTGCTGTGCAACTCATAGAGGGATTCAATATCAAGCATGTCGGGCTTCTCATAACTGGTTGGAGGTTCAATTAGCTGATCTGCACGGTCCTCCCCTGTGTACAGATCGGTCAGTTTTCCTGAGGTTGTGGAGTGGTCCTCCTCGCTGGACAGTCACGACGTGAATGGCCTGGAGCATAGCACTTGAAGCAAAGCCTCTTCTCCCGGCAATGAGAGAAAGCACTGTGACTGTCATCTTTGCAAATAATGCATGGCATGTCAGTGAACCCGTCAACTCTGTTCTCAAGACACCTAGGTGGAGCTCGCTTCCTTACTTGTGACTGGTTAGAGGTCCCACACAGCAGAACCTTTTCCAACATAGCCATCACCTCCGCTAGGGGGACATACTGAGGGCTCTGGGTCTGAGGTGCCTCGTGACCACTGCGGTCATGGGCTGGACTATGGCTCACCTCAGCTGTGTGTACTGCGATGTCCATCCTCTTCACAGTGTGTACTTGGGGAGTTGCTTTGCAGCTCATCGCAGCATGGTACTCGTTCAGCACCTCCAGTACTTCACACGCTGACCATTTGTCCATAGTTTTGGATCTGAAAGTGAGGGCTAGGTCTTTCCGAATAAACATGCGAGTCACCTCTGTTTCAGGGTTGTCCAGAGACTTGCCCTGCTCTCTCAGACAGTCAATGGCGAGGTCAGCTGCCCTGTTCAGTCTCAGCCAGTAGTCATAGGGGTCTTTCTGGTCTCTAGGCAAAGTCGAGTAAAAGTCAGCTAAGGGGACAGAAGAGTACCTAGTACAGCTAAAGTATTTTCTAAGTAGACCATAAATCAGGTCAGGCTGAGCATGCATGTCAATATTACTGTTCCTAATGCCAAACTTCGCTACATCCTTAGCTTTTCCCCTCAAATGCATAAGGATCTCCTCAGCCTGCTCTTCGACTCTCAGATTACTCCTCTTAATGAATGTTCTCATCAGATCTTCCCATTCATGCACCTTAATTGTATCCGACCCATCTCCTACAAATGATGGTGGTTCCTTAACCTTCCTATGTGTGACAACCTGAACCTGAGATACATCAGACACATGGCTAGGCTGACTCAGTGTGCTTGTTACATCCTGTGTGAAAGTTGAAGCAGGAGTTACTGTGTTATTTGGCTGCATACGTGACATGATGCTATCAGCTAACTGTTGACCTATCTCCTGAATGACAGTCCTCATCTGGTCAGCTACACACTCAGAGACGCTACCAATAGGATTTGGTGTAGACGTGACTTGAGGCAAATAAGAGCTAGTGCGTTGGTTAGCTGCATTATGTACGCTAGCATTGGAAACTGCCTCTAATGAGGGTAAACTAACACCTGGGGCAGGACTATCAACAGAAAAGGGGATGGGAGTAGGCATACCCCTGCCTCTGCCAACTTGAATGGGTGTGCCAAACCGTGGAAAAAGTGGATTACTCTGAAAAGACATGTTTCGAAAATGTCCGCCACAATACAGTACAGTCCACCCCACTTTGTGAAATCATCAATAAGAAAATGGCAAATAGAATCAAAGTGATTATACAAATCAGCAGTCTGTGTGACACGTTACTGCtatgccacataaaatgatctgtGCCGCTGTGACACACTATAATGAGCTTCACTGCAATATATGCTACCCTTGCAAACTGTGAACACACAAATACTGTGAACTGATGGCTTCATGGAGGCAGGACGGTCACCGGTTCGACAAACTTGATAGGAGtctcgggtcacggcaccaatgtaactgctgtgtacccgtcccgccaagaacccacacacaggctggattggatgatatggttctttactggtagctgcaatgagtgatcagaaggcacatacacacaatatgtggttagcacctctgctgatttcgatgtcattagcagagaACAGGAAGTCTGCCCAAGTACATAACAtcttcatatttttacaattacatgaaacacaattacagatgtgacttaatacaatggcttttaacagtatactttttaacgtgtgtgatcgtatagtggttttaacttgcttttatctttactggtattacaatcaattcaatacaaaatattttacttggtttttaaccaatatcatccttttttatatatttatgaaatagaacatagaaaaatacaaaatacaatacaagacatgacacaaataattaaattgacttttagcaccctctggtggtgactagcaaacagacagaccacgttgttcgcatgttaaaatggcgaacaatacaaatttaaatatgagcgtcttgacacgtaaaacgcacatagtgcaacaattattacctgcaatgagtgatcagaacgcacatacacacaatatgtggttagcacctctgctgatttcgatgtctacagggggaaaataatatcgacttcagtgcaaaatagtaatacatctgacgtgagcaacaaccaattcaaaacgaaaattccacaacgtagcatttcaactgctattaaataactgtgtatcttacaataaatctcacgtaaactttagtgtaatatataatattttgcggagcaatatcagaacgtggcttaccattagcagagaacaggaagtctgccaataagcttccggtttgcggtcatatttactgactttcaGGTACCAGCAGATGGCGGAATAggacctctcattgcataacaaacaatatacatattttagcaggaatttcactcaaataatcaaagtatttcttatacccgttacatatatatatatatatatatatttatattagggatgtccgataatggctttttgccgatatccgatattccgatattgtccaactctttaattaccgataccgatatcaaccgatatatacagtcgtggaattaacacattattatgcctaatttgcacAACCAGATATGGTAAAGATAaggcactttttttgttttaattaatttaaaaaaataagataaatgaattaaaaacatttttttgaacaaaaaagaaagtaaaacaatataaaaacagttacatagaaactagtaatgaatgaaaatgagtaaaatgaagtgttaaaggttagtactattagtggagcagcagcacgcacaatcatgtgtgcttacggactgtatccctgcagactgtattgatatatattgatatataatgtaggaacctaccagagtATTGATAACAGAATGAAACAACCCtcttgtgtgaatgggggagagaggttttttgggttggtgcactaattgtaagtgtatcttgtgtttttttatgttgatttaataaaaaaacaaataattaaaaaaacgataccgataaaaaaaaaaaaaaacgatacccataatttctgatattacattttaacgcatttttaggccgataatatcggcaggccgatattatcagacatctctaatatatatatatatatatatatatatatatatatatatatatatatatatatatatatatactgtataacatttaatttttgttgttgttgttttttgtatttttttttgtcttgccaCTCTCTTGTCCCAACAATTTgcacttttgttttctttttttttttcttcttcttttttctatcccctcctcTTCCTGTCCGGCTGATTGGACTAagtatattaaacatatttaGTCCAATCAGACTAAATATATCAAACATTTAATGAATTgtaaagtatcccacacttctcttttctaaagtcaaTATGTACTGCAGAttaagatcatctacatcaacatgaTGATTTGCCTCAGCGGCGGGACAAGACACATTTGAATTACAACAAGACAACTCAGGACATTGGGTTGGCCAGATCTGGTCTACGGACCGTAGTTTGGGGCCCGGTTGTAGGCAATATTTCTCTGTATGGCAATGTTTCTGTATAAGATGTTTCTTTATAAGAGCAACAACATGTTAAACCCATGTTGTCCTCTCATACCATGTTGTCCTCTCATTCCATGTTGTCCTCTCATTCCATGTTGTCCTCTCATTCCAGTTCACGTGAAAGCAGGAACCTGCGAGGTCATTGCTGCACACCGATGCTGCAACAAGAACAAGATCGAGGAGCGATCGCAGACCGTCAAATGCTCCTGCTTCCCAGGACAAGTGGCGGGGACCACGAGGGCGGCTCCTTCTTGTGTGGACGGTAAAGGCTTTTTCATTGTGATGATGCATGGTGCACACctgttgtgagtgtgtgtgtaagcctgaagACTCACATTGGTCCTGGACCTTGGTGCTGGCAGACTGAGTGATAACACTGCCAGTCAGTGTTGGTCCTGGACCTTGGTGCTGGCAGGGTTAGTGATAACACAGCCAGTCAGTGTTGGTCCTGGCTCTTAGTGCTAGCAGACTGAGTGATAACACAGCCAGTCGGTGTTAGTCCTGAACTTTGGTGCTGGCATGGTGAGTGGTAACACAGCCGGTTGGTGTTAGTCCTGGACCTTTGTGCTGGCATTGTGAGTGATAACACAGTCAGTCAGTGTTGTTCTTTGACCTTGGTGCTGACAAGGTGAGTGATAACACTGCTAGTCGGTGTTGTTCCTGGACCTTGGTGCTGGCATAGTGAGTGATAACACTGCCAGTTGGTGTTGGTTCTGGACTTTGGTGGTGGCAGACTGAATGATAACACAGCCAGTCGGTGTAAGTCCTGGACTTTGGTGTTGGCATTGGGAGTGATAACACAGCCAGTCGGTGTTGGTCCTTGACCTTGGTGCTGGCATGGTAAATGATAACACAGCCGGTCAGTGTTGATCCTGGACCTTGGTGCTGGCATGGTGAGTGATAACACAGCCAGTCGGTGTTGGTCCTGGACTTTGGTGCTGGCATGGTGAGTGATAACACAGCCAGTCGTTTTTTGGTCGTGGACCTTGGTGCTGGCAAACTGAGTGAAAACACAGCCAGTCAGTGTTGGTCCTGGACCTTGGTGCTGGTATCCTGAGTGATAACACAGCCAGTCAGTGTTGTTTTTTGACCTTGGTGCTGGCAGGATGAGTGATAACACAGCCGGTCAGTGTTGGTCCTGCACCTTGGTGCTGGCGTGGTGAGTGATAACACACCTAGTCGGTGTTGGTTCTGGACCTTGGTGCTGGCAGACTGAGTGATAACACAGCCGGTCAGTGTTGGTCCTGGACCTTGGTGCTGGCATGGTGAGTGATAACACAGCCAGTAGTTGTTGGTCCTGGACCTTGGTGCTGGTATGGTGAGTGATAACACAGCCAGTCGGTTTTGGTCCTGGACCTTGGTGCTGGCAGACTGAGTGATAACACAGCCAGTTAGTGTTGATCCTGGACCTTGGTGCTGGCATCCTGAGTGATAACACAGCCAGtcagtgttgtttttttaccttggTGCTGGCAGGGTGAGTGATAACACAGCCAGTCGGTGTTGTTCCTGGACCTTGGTGGTGGCAGGATGAGTGACAATACAGCCGGTCAGTGTTGGTCTTGTACCTTGGTGCTGGCGTGGTGAATGATAACACAGCCAGTCGGTGTTGGTCCTGGACCTTGGTGCTGGCAGACTGAGTGATAACACAGCCGGTCAGTGTTGGTCCGGGGCAGCTTGTACATGACCCAAAACTGGTCTCGTCTCACGTGGTATAAGACTGTAATCCATTGCCTGGAGGACAATAGGTTAGGGGAACTGGACTAACAAAACGACTCCAAAAACTCCGGAAGCCAGTACTGGTGGAAGGTTGGGCTTTGGGCTAGCAACCCAAACCTGTAAAAAATATCTTATGCTACAGAAACATTGATGAAAAACTTTAAACCCCAACGTCTTGGAAAGTAAGCCTCTTCAGTGCCCCACACTAAAGAGCAAATGACGGTGTACATGGAAAACCGCAAGGAGACAGTGCGTCTGAAGCTTCTGAACCCTAGACGACTCACCAACATTGCTACATGGAATGTGAGAACTATGTACGCAGCTGGAAAGACGGCAGTAATCCCGGAGGAGATGAGGAGGTACAAACTATCTCTCCTTGGAATGTGTGAAACCAGATGGCTCCAGTCAGGGCAGGTCAAGTTGGCGAGCGGAGAATCCATACTGTACTCTGGACGCCCAGAAGACTTGGCATCACACACAGAGGGAGTTGCGTTCATGCTCTCCACAGAGGCACAGAGGGCCCTCATCAACTGGGAACCCATCAATTCGAGGATTATCACAGCCAAATTCCAAACTACGCACAAAAAAATAAACCTCCACGTAGTACAATGCTACGCTCCCACTAACGACGCAGACGATGAAATCAAGGATAATTTCTACAACCAACTATATCACATACTTGAGACCAAAAAAGGAAAAGACATCATGATTCTGATGGGAGACATGAACGCAAAGTTAGGAGGAAACAACAATGGTTATGAAATGTACATGGGAAGACAAGGACTCGTAACCATGAATGAAAACGGAGAAAGATTTGTAGCAGTTTGTGCAGACAACAGTTTGGTCATTGGTGGGACAATTTTCCAACACAAGGATGTGCATAAAGCAACGTGGGTGTCTGCTGACCATGTAACAGAAGACCAGATCGACCACATCTATATTAGCCAAAAATTTAGACGCTCTTTGCTGGATGTCAGAGTGAAAAGGGGAGCTGATGCTGGATCAGACCATCACCTACTTACAGCAAAAATCCAGCCGAAATTAAAACGCACAACACATAGAGAAGGAAGACTCAAATTCAACATACAGCAATTTCAAGATATAGGCACATCAGAACTGTACAAAGTCACACTACACAACCGGTTCCAAGCACTACGAGGTCTTCAAGAAACTCCTATATCAGTGGAGGATAGTCTGAAAACAATATGGAAAGAGACATGTCAAGAAGTGGTTGGGAGAAGAAAGATAAATAACAAACCGTGGCTTTGCATGGAAACATTCAAGAAAGTAGGTGTGAGAAGGGGGGGAAAAGGAGGTACTAAATAGCAACAAAACAAGAGCAACAAAGGCCAAagcacag containing:
- the LOC133575862 gene encoding uncharacterized protein; translation: MELVCIDFWTAEQGNKSVDVLVVTDHFSKMAHAFPCKNQTARQVARRLWNDFFLIYGFPRRIHSDQGANFESKLIKELLEMAGVQKSHTTPYHPMGNGVTERFNRTLGDMIRSLPLQSKAKWPQMLQQLTFCYNCAEHETTGFAPFYLMFGRIPRLPVDVMFQHALTNDAVVSHSDFVSQLKKDLHEAAQIVQRNSLREQTRHAKLYNRKVKGSPLVVGDRVLIANRGVPGKRKVADKWESTPYEVISVRPELNVYRVKDCLTGRERVVHRNLLLSVSFLPCERDLDNVSGHSECDAAAHGSDVCPDVPDLVEDSDVRTVNWLMRTGEEEVHSEEEVHSEEEDDSFDWRSDAAQSDSLSVTASSQDSQRVPEDVDYAAVNGAEGPPQCSEDIVTDTEVAPPVTVHPDVTPLDTDSTDMSLPDNIPTDVASPDKDPQQDIDSPDTDAPETAILDTEFLNSDIPGPLAQAICTQPGRYGLRDRSLMNPTQRLICQMNKQVVDEDSASTVSVNALFKFFRDAISV